AAGAAGTGGACAACTCCTACGAAGATGACCAGGCTTGTGGCACTCGTAGCATGTCCTTTCTTGCATATGATTACTATGGACCACTTCGTGTCCTCTATTCGGTGCATTCTCTATCCTTGGATTCTTAAAAGATTCGTTTCGGTTGTCAGATTTATTTCTCTTTCGCTCTTTCCCTTCTCGAAACTCTTTGTGCGCTGCCTCAATAATCAACGCCCTCTCAAATATTTCATTACGACTCGTGAGCATTTGTTGTGCAAGCTTAAAACGAATGTCTGGCAGCAATCCCTTTTGGTACTTAATTGCCTTCAAGAGCTCAGTTTACACCATATCAGTAGCATATCGAGATAGCTCCTCGAATCTCATGTCATAATCCAAAACAAACAAGCCCTCCTTCTCTTGATCCAACTGTATAAACTCCAAAATTTTGGCATTTTTCAAAGCCACCGGAAAGAACATTTGGAGGAAAAGTTCCTTGAATTCATTCCAAGTAAGGTTCTGAATCCCTTCCTTGGTTTTAGTCATTGTCCACCAATGACCAGCAGCATCTTGAAGGTAATACGTAGCAATTTTAACTCGAAGACGATCCTCTACCTCAAGCAATTTCATTCTTTTCTCCATTTCTAGTAACCATTTCTCGGCATCCAACGGATTTGGTGAATCCTTAAATGGTGCTGGTTTATACTTATGGAATTCATCCATAACCTTAAAATCATCGCGTACCTGTGGACCTAATGTGCTTCCCTTATTTGCAAGCAAACTTGCAGTCATTTGCTGAATAGCTTCAACTAGCTCTTGATTTCCATTTCCAACATTCTCGGTAGATTCATTATTGACATTATGAGGTACATCTCCAGCCATATCCTATATAGGGTATAAAAAAAACAATTCAAAGAGATACCTATATGTATAGCTAACAGTATAAAGGGTTCAGTAAGAATCGCATAACATCAAGCAAAAATCAAGCTAACATTCCACACAAACATACCAAGCAATCGATCAAGCCAAACGATTCGAACAAATTTTAAAAGCAAtcaatcaaagagtttttataagATAAAATGTACCTAATGTCCCGTGCAAGATctaatgctctgataccaacttgtaacgCCCCAAAATTCGGATCATTGATTAACCCAAATTTTGGAGGTTACGGGCGGGTATCGAAGCCAAACCTATTTCTTTGCTTACAATTTTGCCTAATATTTTTGATAGCTAGGCCTAAATTAATATCATTAAAGAGTTCATATATACCTAGTTCAAAAGTTTAATTATTCATGGCATAAAATTACAGGAAGCTAACAGTACTCAGTGAAAAAATTGGACAGAAACGTCAGAAAGTTGACGTCGCGGACAGCCTGTCGTGGAGAGTCTCTACATACTTCATTATAATTCCAAATTCTGAGCTAGACCACAAATCTAAAACTAGACAGACCCATCTTTCAAATAAACCTGAAAAATCCAGATTCAGACTTCGTTTGGTCTGTGAAAAATTTGCGCAAAGATGGTCACAAAACTGCAAACCTGCAGTTTCCAGATCTGGCGTACTGGACGTTGAAGGCCAGAAATCCTTCACGATAATTCGAAACACTAATCCATTTGAACACATTATAGATAAAACATAAAGGAACGTTTTTCGTTAAGAAAGTGTCGCCTAAATCCTTATCTATTGGTGCCAGTTTCGTAGTCAACAGGGTGCAGAAAAATGCGTCAGAAAACATGGTTTTTCAACTTGCAGTTTTGAATATAGCTTTCAAAGACAATCACCATTCAacattgttttggggtaaaaactgattctgctgtttttggtaaatttgggtgtgtagatgagaaacgaattcaaaccctaaataaatgcactgcacgggagtacttttagattcgaaagatcaatctgtaagactctggcctaaactaagaaatggttgttccaaatTTAATTCGGTCATaacgtgaaggagaagggttgatcttagggagggaagtgaagaaggtgtttgagatcagaatgttgaattatgaaggtgtggttgttttatgacttgtatcagaatatggtttctggatacttgcgttgataacacttgttgtcttgtcgaaataggttgaaatcctatttatacaagtcatgttcgagcacaccCTGATATCgcaggaagtggaggtgattaagcGGTGGAGAAGTGGAGTTACGTAAAAAGTGGTGATTACCACGTTTCCATTTGAGGGAAAACTGGTCACGCCttcacccactatctcattgATGTTAACCGTCTGTTCTTCcgtgacacgttctcgtaatgggcgtgttgcacgctgcacgctgtaaaccgtcagaccaataccctggtgagcatcctccagtttgtgatatgtttgatgtctcgagtattttcgtggaaaatatgcagcaggctgctgaatgggtcttgtttgcaagacctagttattctgaccaatcacgcgcaagctaggtagCGGGTGGTCATGTGTGAGTAGTTTCTAGGAGCTATCCATGTACATTAAAGATGTGGTGATCGGTTCCTATAGGAGAATGGTGGTTTGCAGCCACTTTGACATCTTATTGGTTGGATCAAATTAAATCTAAACCGTTTaagttggctagccaagttggatggctgagatgatttgcatcAGTTTGtgttaattcatgaaatttcgtaatcacaaaattcagatgtgagaccctCGCTAAAACCGatgtagaattctcatacgaactcggattttgacgatctgcccctccattctgatcataaaataatttcctatcttccgacgcaagaatatttaggtttttagctcatttaggaggtgaaaacatcccgatACTAAAAACTCAGGATGAATTCATgaggaattctgtcagttttcagccatgacctagctcgccttttaagttgtatcttttagctcgttactccgattgatatgattttttagtatgttatgctagACATCCATAAGAAACTTTTGACATGTAGatcatactaaaattgtttaccaaattCTTCCAGTTGTTCGTCCAATCTTTGGGTGATCGATTAAAAGTGTCTGGCGCTAGTTTGAGCAGGCTGATCGTCCATGTGCAAAGGCGGGTTGCCAGTGAGCACGTTGATATCTTCGTGGCCGActgaaattgaatctaagccactcgatttggccGGCGAATATGTATGgttatgatcgatttgcgatagtagCGTGTTGCCACAACAcaacttagggtttccaaaacagcgcgttcaccctactttgagcGAGAGATTCAACGCACTCTTGGTTTTCCGTGGgaaagtcgatcgaccaaggatGTATTTGGGTCGCCAGTGAACACGCCAGTACCCTTTTGATCATTCGAGGGAAGATCtagaccgtccaactaggctagctaagttggacggatgtgatgaatttgagaccgtcatggtcggtcttggctcgTTCGACCTCTTtttcaacagcgcgatcaccctGTTTTCGGTTGACGTTTGAGGGTGTTGCGGGTGAACTAAATGGATTCCGACCGGCTGGGATGTTAGTGGGACCCAccggtggtcatcatgatgattACCTAGACccgctaggagtaggctaggcctactgaattgcgtggccaaatcgtgtggcagTGATCGTTTTCTAAGACTGATACAGACAGTatggatttcccttaaggaattaggcgcgtcgaccaaccaacttccaactttatttaaaagtgtgtgtggcgggtttaaagcgatctgattggtcgggaAGGGGGTCGGCAAGAAgcatggggccggcctcattctaaatacatgtggcgcatttagagcgacctgattggtcgatagaagggggccgacaagcagcaTTTTCGGCcccattctaaatgcatgtggcgcatttagagccaCCTGATTGGTCTATGTAAAGTGGGTcggcaagcagcatggggccgacctcattctaaatgcatgtgacacatttaaagcgacctgattggtctatGGAAAGGGGGCCGGCAAGCCGCATGGgtccggcctcattctaaatgcatgtgtcgaatttagagagacctgattggtcgatgggaaagggggtCGGCAAGGGCAGCATGGAGCGTGGCCATCCGGCTACACCTGGTGCCTGCTAGGGCGAATTGGCCATCCATGTGGCGTGgccactgttagagcattgctcggtcgaactcgcatgcctttctatctcaagcatgtttgtcaatgttagtgatcaaaactataagtctttatttctagcctatatagctaaaggtctcggactaggatagaaagtgtagttgagctcaagactccatggaaatcatcatataagacgtaggactactcaaggaactggtggaacttcatcgactaaaaggtatgtggagaattgaacttatctgtcactcaaaagtctatttactctatctcctactcttgagacaaaagtcgttttgatatatagactttgtttatacacatatgttatttcgagccgagtttatctcgcctatctatttctcgaaatatgtgttggtaactttcgctttagccaaattcatctttacctagtgatgaatgtcatgttatgtttcaatcactttgaaaattgctctgac
This genomic stretch from Papaver somniferum cultivar HN1 chromosome 5, ASM357369v1, whole genome shotgun sequence harbors:
- the LOC113279094 gene encoding uncharacterized protein LOC113279094 — translated: MAGDVPHNVNNESTENVGNGNQELVEAIQQMTASLLANKGSTLGPQVRDDFKVMDEFHKYKPAPFKDSPNPLDAEKWLLEMEKRMKLLEVEDRLRVKIATYYLQDAAGHWWTMTKTKEGIQNLTWNEFKELFLQMFFPVALKNAKILEFIQLDQEKEGLFVLDYDMRFEELSRYATDMV